From Cellulomonas oligotrophica, a single genomic window includes:
- a CDS encoding DinB family protein: MDTPGTITVERTDPPLSGSEAQTLLTFLDYHRRTLLLKVDGLDADGLAQALAPSTMTLGGLLKHLAYVEHHWLHVVLLGLPPVEPWASADWDADPDWEWHSAADDSPEQLRDLFTRSVARSEQVVTDALTRGDLAQVSVRPQRGTGEHYSLRWILVHLVEEYARHNGHADLLREAVDGATGE; the protein is encoded by the coding sequence ATGGACACCCCCGGCACGATCACCGTCGAGCGCACCGACCCGCCGCTGAGCGGCTCCGAGGCGCAGACGCTCCTGACCTTCCTCGACTACCACCGCCGCACCCTGCTGCTCAAGGTCGACGGGCTCGACGCCGACGGCCTCGCCCAGGCGCTCGCGCCGTCGACGATGACCCTCGGCGGGCTGCTCAAGCACCTGGCGTACGTCGAGCACCACTGGCTGCACGTGGTGCTGCTGGGCCTGCCGCCGGTGGAGCCGTGGGCGTCGGCCGACTGGGACGCCGACCCGGACTGGGAGTGGCACAGCGCGGCCGACGACTCCCCCGAGCAGCTGCGGGACCTGTTCACCCGGTCCGTGGCCCGGTCGGAGCAGGTCGTGACCGACGCGCTGACCCGGGGCGACCTCGCGCAGGTGTCGGTGCGGCCGCAGCGCGGCACCGGCGAGCACTACTCCCTGCGGTGGATCCTCGTGCACCTCGTCGAGGAGTACGCCCGGCACAACGGCCACGCGGACCTCCTGCGCGAGGCCGTCGACGGCGCCACCGGCGAGTAG
- a CDS encoding methyltransferase domain-containing protein, with protein MSDARRWNHNTHYHRLVLAAVPAGARTALDVGCGEGMLARRLQQVVPDVTGIDLDAAGLDEARHAGGGPAYVQGDVLTHPLPLGGYDVVASVATLHHLDAREGLERMAALVAPGGRLVVVGLARSDQPADLPYEIGAVVAHAVARRARGYWEHPSPTVWPPPESYASMRRVVAEVLPGARWRRHLYWRWSLVWTRPAVTGA; from the coding sequence GTGAGCGACGCCCGACGCTGGAACCACAACACCCACTACCACCGGCTCGTCCTCGCCGCCGTGCCCGCGGGCGCACGCACCGCGCTCGACGTCGGCTGCGGGGAGGGCATGCTCGCCCGGCGCCTGCAGCAGGTCGTCCCGGACGTCACCGGCATCGACCTCGACGCCGCGGGCCTCGACGAGGCCCGTCACGCCGGCGGCGGACCCGCCTACGTGCAGGGGGACGTGCTCACGCACCCGCTGCCCCTCGGGGGCTACGACGTCGTCGCCTCCGTCGCCACCCTGCACCACCTCGACGCCCGGGAGGGCCTGGAGCGGATGGCTGCGCTGGTGGCGCCCGGCGGGCGGCTCGTCGTCGTCGGCCTCGCGCGCTCGGACCAGCCCGCCGACCTGCCGTACGAGATCGGTGCGGTCGTCGCCCACGCCGTCGCCCGGCGTGCCCGCGGCTACTGGGAGCACCCGTCGCCGACCGTGTGGCCGCCGCCCGAGAGCTACGCGTCGATGCGCCGCGTCGTCGCCGAGGTGCTGCCCGGCGCCCGGTGGCGCCGGCACCTGTACTGGCGGTGGTCCCTGGTCTGGACCCGCCCGGCCGTCACCGGCGCATGA
- a CDS encoding GNAT family N-acetyltransferase encodes MTSPKTSKAGAWIPSTPPARPMPVRRPHRPRSSRVVSRPTTTTGRKWSHGRMTDVEVRDVPERHRYEAWVGDERAGVAVYVAREDSARVLTHTVVEDAWEGRGVGSALARRAFDDARSGGYRVVPQCPFMAAWVASHPDRADVVADGTTP; translated from the coding sequence ATGACGTCACCCAAGACCAGCAAGGCCGGCGCGTGGATCCCGTCGACACCCCCTGCACGCCCCATGCCGGTGCGTCGTCCACATCGCCCCAGGTCGAGCCGGGTCGTGAGCCGCCCGACCACGACGACCGGACGGAAGTGGTCTCATGGGCGCATGACGGACGTCGAGGTGCGGGACGTGCCCGAGCGGCACCGGTACGAGGCATGGGTCGGCGACGAGCGGGCCGGGGTGGCCGTGTACGTCGCGCGGGAGGACAGCGCCCGGGTGCTGACGCACACGGTGGTCGAGGACGCGTGGGAGGGGCGTGGCGTCGGGTCGGCGCTCGCGCGGCGGGCGTTCGACGACGCGCGCTCCGGCGGCTACCGGGTCGTGCCGCAGTGCCCGTTCATGGCCGCCTGGGTCGCGTCGCACCCGGACCGTGCCGACGTCGTCGCGGACGGCACGACGCCCTGA
- a CDS encoding putative bifunctional diguanylate cyclase/phosphodiesterase, whose product MTSVPARDGTVRVLVRTTAYLYAVGGAGAALMSVDVMRQEAPRGVLLLAVALGALLLAPLLIALGTRLPRWALSLAVALATLALAAGTFLAPDPVVGVASAAMTVLVSVDAMLFFGWREAWAHVVAATALQITALVLVHDVSGLVCAALAVLWLGVAGAVGVLARQASSARVDALTGLANRRGWDGALEDAIDRAARRGEPLSVALVDVDHFKVVNDERGHAAGDALLQAIADAWVHDGPPDVVLGRRGGDEFAVLMPGLPGERARVLAEQLCAGAPVPTSCGVAEHVPGESASELLRRTDSALYAAKAAGRGRTVLSSSPRHGLSRDLLVALDDGDVGVALQPIVDLATGDVVGVEALARWQHAELGAVAPTDFIAVAEESGLIGRLGEAVLRQACADALELQRRWGRPVDLAVNVSGRELVDDGYGRRLRATLAEVGWPPTQLVLEVTESVVDASQLVALRELARLRSFGIRVAVDDFGTGWSSLSRLDELPVDHLKLDRSFLTHVTSSPRRTAMVRALLGLCQELGIDTVAEGVETADQAALLRSLGCPLAQGFLLGRPAPVAELALTAPVRTTAPPERRAG is encoded by the coding sequence ATGACCTCCGTACCCGCGCGCGACGGGACGGTCCGCGTCCTGGTGCGGACCACCGCGTACCTGTACGCGGTCGGCGGTGCCGGGGCGGCGCTCATGTCGGTCGACGTGATGCGTCAGGAGGCACCCCGTGGCGTGCTGCTGCTGGCCGTCGCGCTCGGCGCCCTCCTGCTCGCTCCGCTGCTGATCGCTCTCGGCACCCGGCTGCCGCGGTGGGCGCTCAGCCTCGCGGTCGCGCTCGCGACGCTCGCCCTCGCGGCGGGCACCTTCCTCGCCCCCGACCCCGTGGTCGGCGTCGCGTCGGCGGCGATGACGGTGCTGGTCTCGGTCGACGCGATGCTCTTCTTCGGGTGGCGGGAGGCGTGGGCGCACGTCGTGGCGGCGACCGCCCTCCAGATCACCGCGCTGGTCCTGGTGCACGACGTGTCGGGGCTGGTGTGCGCGGCGCTCGCCGTGCTGTGGCTGGGGGTCGCCGGGGCGGTGGGAGTGCTGGCGCGGCAGGCGTCGAGCGCGCGCGTCGACGCGCTGACGGGCCTGGCCAACCGGCGCGGGTGGGACGGTGCGCTCGAGGACGCCATCGACCGGGCCGCCCGGCGCGGCGAGCCGCTCTCGGTCGCCCTCGTGGACGTCGACCACTTCAAGGTCGTGAACGACGAGCGCGGGCACGCCGCCGGGGACGCGCTGCTGCAGGCGATCGCCGACGCCTGGGTCCACGACGGTCCGCCCGACGTCGTGCTCGGACGCCGCGGCGGCGACGAGTTCGCCGTGCTCATGCCCGGGCTGCCGGGCGAACGGGCCCGCGTGCTGGCCGAGCAGCTGTGCGCCGGGGCGCCCGTGCCGACGTCCTGCGGGGTCGCCGAGCACGTGCCCGGCGAGTCCGCGTCGGAGCTGCTGCGACGCACCGACTCGGCCCTGTACGCGGCGAAGGCCGCGGGCCGCGGGCGCACCGTGCTGTCGTCGAGCCCCCGCCACGGGCTGTCGCGCGACCTGCTCGTCGCCCTCGACGACGGAGACGTGGGCGTGGCCCTGCAGCCGATCGTCGACCTCGCGACGGGCGACGTCGTGGGCGTGGAGGCGCTCGCCCGGTGGCAGCACGCCGAGCTGGGCGCCGTCGCCCCCACCGACTTCATCGCCGTCGCGGAGGAGTCCGGGCTCATCGGGCGGCTCGGCGAGGCGGTGCTGCGCCAGGCCTGCGCGGACGCCCTGGAGCTGCAGCGCCGGTGGGGCCGCCCGGTCGACCTCGCGGTGAACGTCTCCGGCCGCGAGCTCGTCGACGACGGGTACGGCCGACGCCTGCGGGCCACGCTCGCGGAGGTCGGGTGGCCGCCGACGCAGCTGGTGCTGGAGGTGACCGAGAGCGTCGTCGACGCGTCCCAGCTGGTCGCGCTGCGCGAGCTCGCCCGCCTGCGCAGCTTCGGCATCCGCGTGGCCGTCGACGACTTCGGCACCGGCTGGTCGTCGCTCAGCCGGCTCGACGAGCTCCCGGTCGACCACCTCAAGCTCGACCGGTCCTTCCTCACGCACGTCACCTCGTCGCCGCGCCGGACCGCCATGGTCCGGGCCCTGCTCGGGCTGTGCCAGGAGCTCGGCATCGACACGGTCGCGGAGGGCGTCGAGACCGCCGACCAGGCCGCGCTGCTGCGCTCGCTGGGCTGCCCTCTCGCGCAGGGCTTCCTGCTGGGCCGTCCCGCGCCGGTGGCCGAGCTCGCGCTGACGGCACCGGTCCGCACGACCGCGCCGCCCGAGCGGAGAGCCGGCTGA
- a CDS encoding winged helix DNA-binding domain-containing protein, whose translation MILTADDLNRATLARQMLLVREDVPVEDAVRRVLALQAQDAAGPYVALANRVAGFDPAAVDDAYAAARLVRSTLLRITIHTVHADDHATLHAAVLPTLRASCLNDPRFTVSGLTPADADDVVAGLRALTTVPRTQDEIDAWLRGRVGPDAAPAVWWAVRRFARLRHVPDGSTWAFARRRTYAATGDDAEPDRTQALAAYALRWFAAFGPGTVADVAQAAMVRRGDVRAALETVPGALVEVTGPDGRPLLDLPDAPRPDGRAPAPPRLLGMWDSVLLAHHDRSRVVPPQHRAHVTRRNGDVLPTLLVDGRVAGVWRLVDDGVEATAFDPLPDDAWDGLAEEASRLLAWASPRDPALFARHTHWWASLPTDAQRRVLPA comes from the coding sequence GTGATCCTGACGGCGGACGACCTCAACCGGGCGACCCTGGCGCGCCAGATGCTCCTCGTCCGCGAGGACGTGCCGGTCGAGGACGCGGTGCGCCGCGTGCTCGCGCTGCAGGCGCAGGACGCCGCGGGGCCGTACGTGGCGCTCGCCAACCGGGTCGCCGGGTTCGACCCCGCCGCCGTCGACGACGCCTACGCCGCGGCCCGCCTGGTCCGCTCGACGCTGCTGCGCATCACCATCCACACGGTGCACGCCGACGACCACGCGACGCTGCACGCCGCGGTGCTGCCGACGCTGCGCGCCTCGTGCCTGAACGACCCGCGGTTCACGGTGAGCGGGCTGACCCCGGCCGACGCGGACGACGTCGTCGCGGGGCTGCGTGCGCTGACGACCGTGCCGCGCACGCAGGACGAGATCGACGCGTGGCTGCGCGGGCGCGTGGGCCCCGACGCCGCGCCGGCGGTGTGGTGGGCCGTGCGGCGGTTCGCGCGCCTGCGCCACGTGCCCGACGGGTCGACGTGGGCGTTCGCGCGTCGTCGCACGTACGCGGCCACGGGGGACGACGCGGAGCCGGACCGCACGCAGGCCCTCGCGGCGTACGCCCTGCGCTGGTTCGCCGCGTTCGGGCCCGGCACGGTGGCGGACGTCGCGCAGGCCGCGATGGTGCGGCGCGGGGACGTGCGCGCCGCGCTCGAGACGGTGCCGGGCGCGCTCGTCGAGGTCACCGGGCCCGACGGCCGGCCGCTGCTCGACCTGCCCGACGCCCCGCGCCCGGACGGTCGCGCACCGGCCCCGCCGCGGCTGCTGGGCATGTGGGACAGCGTGCTGCTGGCCCACCACGACCGCAGCAGGGTCGTGCCTCCGCAGCACCGCGCCCACGTGACGCGGCGCAACGGCGACGTGCTGCCGACCCTGCTGGTCGACGGGCGCGTCGCCGGCGTGTGGCGTCTCGTCGACGACGGCGTCGAGGCGACCGCGTTCGACCCGCTGCCCGACGACGCGTGGGACGGGCTGGCGGAGGAGGCGTCCCGCCTGCTCGCGTGGGCGAGCCCGCGCGACCCGGCCCTCTTCGCCCGGCACACCCACTGGTGGGCGTCGCTGCCGACGGACGCGCAGCGACGCGTGCTCCCGGCCTGA
- a CDS encoding ATP-binding protein, with protein sequence MPPDVRVRVPLDGDDAAGALGRVHAALTELWRAAPDVAEVDRIAVETAVVEVAGNVVEHGADGLWHGGGLEVRVDADAVVALLDHDGPVPVIDMDAPMPGVEAESGRGLPLTRVLVRLELGPHDGGVRWSLTRPRHP encoded by the coding sequence GTGCCTCCTGACGTGCGGGTCCGGGTCCCGCTCGACGGCGACGACGCCGCCGGGGCGCTGGGGCGCGTGCACGCGGCGCTGACCGAGCTGTGGCGCGCCGCCCCCGACGTCGCCGAGGTCGACCGCATCGCGGTGGAGACCGCCGTCGTCGAGGTGGCGGGCAACGTCGTCGAGCACGGCGCCGACGGGCTGTGGCACGGCGGTGGCCTCGAGGTCCGGGTCGACGCCGACGCGGTCGTGGCGCTGCTCGACCACGACGGGCCGGTCCCCGTGATCGACATGGACGCGCCGATGCCGGGCGTCGAGGCCGAGTCGGGGCGCGGGCTGCCCCTGACGCGGGTCCTCGTCCGGCTTGAGCTCGGACCCCACGACGGCGGGGTCCGGTGGTCCCTCACGCGTCCTCGGCACCCCTGA
- a CDS encoding MFS transporter → MLRRALETALPARLGPAFRWLVASSWSTNLGDGLLLAAGPLLVASRTADAFLVALAALLQWLPPLLFGLWAGVVTDRVDRRRLVVGVNVVRVAVLAVLATAVANDTAPIALVLVALFVLGTAETFADNAAGTLTPMLVRRDDLAVANSRLQAGFVTLNQLAGPPLGAALFAAGHALPLAADALLVAAGAVLVSRLRLPAPEGPPRERRHVLADVAEGLRWTWHHAAVRTLVLTILIFNVTFGAAWSVLVLYTQERLGLGDVGFGLVTTVQAAGGLLGIAAYGWLTARVSLAGLLRIGLVIETITHLALALTTQAWLALGIFFVFGAHAFVWGTTSVTVRQRAVPTHLQGRVNSVNLVGVYGGLVVGAAIGGALAQSFGVTAPFWFAFAGSAVFVVLIWRQLRHVAHTDAAPPPADD, encoded by the coding sequence GTGCTCCGTCGTGCTCTCGAGACCGCCCTGCCCGCGCGCCTGGGGCCGGCGTTCCGGTGGCTCGTCGCCTCGTCGTGGTCGACGAACCTCGGCGACGGGCTGCTGCTGGCCGCCGGTCCGCTGCTGGTGGCCTCGCGCACCGCGGACGCGTTCCTCGTCGCGCTGGCCGCGCTGCTGCAGTGGCTGCCGCCCCTGCTGTTCGGCCTCTGGGCGGGCGTCGTCACGGACCGCGTCGACCGGCGGCGGCTCGTCGTCGGCGTCAACGTCGTGCGGGTCGCGGTGCTCGCGGTGCTGGCGACGGCCGTCGCGAACGACACCGCGCCCATCGCGCTCGTGCTGGTCGCGCTGTTCGTGCTGGGCACCGCGGAGACGTTCGCGGACAACGCCGCGGGCACGCTGACGCCCATGCTCGTACGCCGCGACGACCTGGCGGTCGCGAACTCGCGGCTGCAGGCCGGGTTCGTCACCCTCAACCAGCTCGCCGGGCCGCCGCTCGGGGCGGCCCTGTTCGCGGCCGGGCACGCGCTGCCGCTGGCCGCGGACGCGCTGCTCGTCGCGGCCGGTGCCGTGCTGGTCTCGCGGCTGCGGCTGCCCGCGCCCGAGGGGCCGCCGCGCGAGCGCCGGCACGTGCTCGCCGACGTCGCCGAAGGGCTGCGGTGGACGTGGCACCACGCGGCCGTGCGCACGCTCGTGCTGACCATCCTCATCTTCAACGTGACGTTCGGTGCCGCGTGGTCGGTGCTGGTGCTGTACACCCAGGAGCGGCTCGGGCTGGGCGACGTCGGGTTCGGGCTGGTCACGACCGTGCAGGCCGCCGGCGGTCTGCTGGGCATCGCCGCCTACGGCTGGCTGACGGCGCGCGTGTCGCTCGCGGGGCTGCTGCGGATCGGGCTGGTGATCGAGACGATCACGCACCTGGCGCTGGCGCTGACCACGCAGGCGTGGCTGGCGCTGGGGATCTTCTTCGTGTTCGGCGCGCACGCGTTCGTGTGGGGCACCACGTCGGTGACGGTCCGGCAGCGGGCGGTGCCGACGCACCTGCAGGGGCGGGTCAACTCCGTGAACCTCGTCGGGGTCTACGGCGGCCTGGTCGTCGGCGCGGCGATCGGCGGCGCGCTGGCCCAGTCGTTCGGCGTGACCGCGCCGTTCTGGTTCGCGTTCGCGGGGTCGGCGGTGTTCGTCGTCCTCATCTGGCGCCAGCTGCGGCACGTCGCGCACACCGACGCCGCACCGCCGCCCGCGGACGACTGA
- a CDS encoding STAS domain-containing protein, whose amino-acid sequence MEIGTQVQPGGVAVLRPQGRLTMVTAGELKAEVERTVAEGHPVVVLDLADVPFVDSSGLGALVGALRTARTAGGDLRIARVGAQVATVLSLTTMDRVLRPYASVEDAVGAS is encoded by the coding sequence ATGGAGATCGGAACGCAGGTCCAGCCCGGGGGCGTCGCGGTGCTGCGTCCGCAGGGGCGGCTGACGATGGTCACCGCGGGCGAGCTGAAGGCCGAGGTCGAGCGGACCGTCGCCGAGGGGCACCCCGTCGTGGTGCTCGACCTGGCGGACGTGCCGTTCGTCGACTCGTCCGGGCTCGGCGCGCTCGTCGGCGCGCTGCGCACGGCCCGCACCGCCGGGGGAGACCTGCGGATCGCCCGGGTGGGCGCGCAGGTCGCGACCGTCCTCAGCCTGACGACGATGGACCGGGTGCTGCGCCCGTACGCGAGCGTCGAGGACGCGGTCGGTGCCTCCTGA
- a CDS encoding DUF5701 family protein — MGVPVVAVDPALPTVLADRSPAAAAVDLAAPHADELDRQVRALVESGVAATLGWDADALGARADALRHHLDALPQPGSTTWAGAPDDAVPFVLVLPAVDVNAAAPAMRRGGRLGVSVIPPDEAAGYRPAHGVEVPPEPYLLVGVDTGSTWCGTAPEQATAAVLAAGRTPLTMLEGVLLTVVRPDVLRPNRCYSLAGSRTGTDQRVPAVWISESRAKLGWCWDRNPHTWLGLASATTRLSP; from the coding sequence ATGGGTGTCCCCGTCGTCGCCGTCGACCCCGCACTGCCCACCGTCCTCGCAGACCGCTCGCCCGCGGCAGCCGCCGTCGACCTCGCAGCCCCGCACGCCGACGAGCTCGACCGCCAGGTGCGGGCGCTCGTCGAGAGCGGCGTCGCTGCCACCCTCGGCTGGGACGCCGACGCGCTCGGCGCCCGGGCCGACGCGCTGCGCCACCACCTCGACGCCCTGCCGCAGCCCGGCAGCACCACCTGGGCGGGTGCCCCCGACGACGCGGTGCCGTTCGTCCTCGTCCTGCCCGCCGTCGACGTCAACGCCGCCGCCCCCGCGATGCGACGCGGCGGCCGGCTCGGCGTCAGCGTGATCCCGCCGGACGAGGCCGCCGGCTACCGGCCCGCGCACGGCGTCGAGGTGCCCCCCGAGCCGTACCTCCTCGTGGGCGTCGACACCGGCTCCACGTGGTGCGGCACCGCTCCCGAGCAGGCCACGGCCGCGGTCCTCGCCGCCGGCCGCACCCCGCTGACGATGCTCGAGGGCGTGCTCCTCACGGTCGTGCGCCCCGACGTGCTGCGCCCGAACCGCTGCTACTCCCTGGCCGGCTCGCGCACCGGCACGGACCAGCGCGTCCCCGCCGTGTGGATCAGCGAGAGCCGCGCCAAGCTCGGCTGGTGCTGGGACCGCAACCCGCACACCTGGCTCGGCCTGGCGTCGGCGACTACGCGCCTGAGCCCCTGA
- a CDS encoding MFS transporter, translated as MPTPRTPGAFWWLWTSSALSNLADGVLKMAVPLVALRYTDSPAQIAGLSLAMGLPWLLVALPAGALVDRWDRRRTMLVANTVRTLVLVVVLGVAMGGHASMAWLYAAALVVGVAEVFYDTTAQSILPQVVGRDALPRANGRLMAAELTANQFVGPPLGGLLAAAGVGLAFGVPAGAWALAVVALVAVRGTFRTPVDASAPRTSLRADVAEGLRFLWTRPALRSLAFMTGLQNLASTAAGAVFVLWAVGPGSALGLSEPGYGLLGTTLAVGAVGGSLVAARVADRAGLTLTLAVSVLASAAMLAVPAVTSQIVLVGASYLAAGLGMALWNVTVVSLRQRLTPDRLLGRVNSAYRLLAWGTIPIGAAVGGLLAELSGIRVVLLASAALTVVTLVLLPAITAAGMGETEATNEATTEQGPDAVTDPVPAVATPGMPVRGAEDA; from the coding sequence ATGCCCACCCCGCGCACGCCCGGGGCGTTCTGGTGGCTCTGGACGTCCTCCGCGCTGTCGAACCTCGCCGACGGCGTGCTCAAGATGGCCGTGCCGCTCGTCGCGCTCCGCTACACCGACTCCCCCGCGCAGATCGCGGGCCTGAGCCTCGCGATGGGGCTGCCGTGGCTGCTCGTCGCGCTGCCCGCGGGCGCGCTGGTCGACCGGTGGGACCGGCGGCGGACCATGCTCGTGGCGAACACGGTCCGCACGCTCGTGCTCGTCGTCGTCCTCGGCGTCGCGATGGGCGGCCACGCGAGCATGGCGTGGCTCTACGCGGCCGCGCTCGTCGTCGGCGTCGCCGAGGTCTTCTACGACACGACCGCGCAGTCGATCCTGCCGCAGGTCGTCGGGCGGGACGCGCTGCCCCGCGCCAACGGACGGCTCATGGCCGCCGAGCTCACCGCCAACCAGTTCGTCGGCCCGCCGCTCGGCGGTCTGCTCGCCGCCGCGGGCGTCGGGCTCGCGTTCGGGGTGCCCGCCGGGGCGTGGGCGCTGGCGGTCGTCGCGCTCGTCGCCGTGCGCGGCACGTTCCGCACCCCCGTCGACGCCTCCGCGCCCCGCACGTCGCTGCGCGCCGACGTCGCCGAGGGCCTGCGCTTCCTGTGGACGCGCCCCGCGCTGCGCTCGCTCGCCTTCATGACCGGGCTGCAGAACCTCGCCTCGACGGCCGCCGGTGCGGTGTTCGTGCTGTGGGCCGTCGGGCCCGGCTCCGCGCTCGGGCTCAGCGAGCCGGGATACGGCCTGCTCGGCACCACCCTGGCGGTCGGGGCCGTCGGCGGGTCCCTCGTCGCCGCGCGGGTCGCCGACCGGGCCGGGCTCACCCTGACGCTCGCCGTGTCCGTGCTCGCCAGCGCCGCGATGCTCGCCGTCCCCGCGGTGACGTCGCAGATCGTGCTCGTGGGCGCCTCCTACCTGGCCGCGGGCCTGGGCATGGCCCTGTGGAACGTCACGGTCGTCTCGCTGCGCCAGCGGCTGACGCCCGACCGGCTGCTCGGACGGGTGAACAGCGCCTACCGGCTGCTGGCGTGGGGCACCATCCCGATCGGCGCCGCCGTCGGCGGCCTGCTCGCCGAGCTCTCCGGCATCCGCGTCGTGCTCCTGGCCTCCGCGGCACTGACGGTCGTGACGCTCGTGCTGCTGCCCGCGATCACGGCCGCAGGCATGGGCGAGACCGAGGCGACGAACGAGGCGACGACCGAGCAGGGCCCGGACGCCGTCACCGACCCCGTGCCCGCGGTCGCGACGCCCGGCATGCCCGTCAGGGGTGCCGAGGACGCGTGA
- a CDS encoding DUF4241 domain-containing protein codes for MDVTTFFALRTGPATQTDGRPATLTVHDVGTLRVPSGLVRACDPFMSLEDGPVFVVPAGDHPVRVTIADVSPALDGSHLREAYLTLVVADGTPATATYPDAHPEGPAPEGEAWGVGVDTGSVALVDLDALTRCMPADPRTWYDEVVDHAGPDSWFNRMEDAVPRAGMADIVLPSAPAGENVVMTRSGWGDGFYPVVVTHDAAGRLLGLHIDLRVVGEVVA; via the coding sequence ATGGACGTGACGACCTTCTTCGCGCTGCGCACCGGCCCGGCGACCCAGACCGACGGCCGTCCCGCGACGCTCACGGTCCACGACGTCGGCACGCTGCGGGTGCCGTCCGGCCTGGTCCGCGCGTGCGACCCGTTCATGTCCCTCGAGGACGGCCCGGTGTTCGTGGTCCCGGCCGGCGACCACCCGGTGCGCGTGACGATCGCCGACGTCTCCCCCGCGCTGGACGGGTCGCACCTGCGCGAGGCGTACCTGACGCTCGTCGTCGCCGACGGCACGCCCGCCACGGCCACCTACCCCGACGCCCACCCGGAGGGCCCGGCACCCGAGGGCGAGGCGTGGGGCGTCGGCGTCGACACCGGGAGCGTCGCGCTGGTGGACCTCGACGCCCTGACGCGCTGCATGCCCGCGGACCCGCGCACCTGGTACGACGAGGTCGTGGACCACGCCGGCCCCGACTCGTGGTTCAACCGCATGGAGGACGCGGTGCCGCGCGCGGGCATGGCGGACATCGTGCTGCCGTCGGCGCCCGCCGGGGAGAACGTCGTGATGACGCGCTCGGGCTGGGGCGACGGCTTCTACCCGGTGGTCGTCACGCACGACGCCGCGGGCCGGCTCCTCGGCCTGCACATCGACCTGCGCGTGGTCGGCGAGGTCGTGGCCTGA
- a CDS encoding SDR family oxidoreductase encodes MTRRALDGRVVVVTGASRRIAIGAAIARRVVADGGALLLHSWAPHDAEQPWGADPGGPEALVDELRASGGRVEHVAADLADPAAPAALVEAARDAFGHVDAVVANHARSSAQALEDLTAAELDLSYAVNTRASLLLVQALAAQHDDARPGGRAVLFTSGQYHGAMPGELPYIASKAALHEVTRSLAVHLAPRRITVNCVNPGPNDTGYADDEARAAIAALNPGGRWSAPADTARLVAWLLGDEADWVTGQTIASDGGWSSR; translated from the coding sequence ATGACGAGGCGTGCGCTGGACGGCAGGGTCGTGGTGGTGACGGGTGCGAGCCGGCGGATCGCCATCGGTGCGGCGATCGCTCGGCGTGTGGTCGCCGACGGTGGTGCGCTGCTGCTGCACTCGTGGGCCCCGCACGACGCGGAGCAGCCCTGGGGCGCGGACCCCGGCGGCCCGGAGGCCCTCGTCGACGAGCTGCGCGCCTCCGGCGGGCGCGTCGAGCACGTCGCGGCCGACCTGGCCGACCCGGCGGCGCCCGCGGCGCTCGTCGAGGCCGCGCGCGACGCGTTCGGGCACGTCGACGCCGTCGTCGCCAACCACGCCCGCTCCAGCGCGCAGGCCCTGGAGGACCTCACGGCCGCCGAGCTGGACCTGTCCTACGCCGTGAACACCCGCGCGAGCCTGCTGCTCGTCCAGGCCCTGGCCGCGCAGCACGACGACGCGCGCCCCGGCGGGCGGGCGGTGCTGTTCACGTCCGGCCAGTACCACGGCGCGATGCCGGGCGAGCTGCCGTACATCGCGTCCAAGGCCGCGCTGCACGAGGTCACCCGCAGCCTCGCGGTGCACCTCGCGCCCCGCCGCATCACCGTCAACTGCGTCAACCCCGGCCCCAACGACACGGGCTACGCCGACGACGAGGCACGCGCCGCGATCGCCGCGCTCAACCCCGGCGGCCGATGGAGCGCCCCCGCCGACACCGCGCGCCTGGTCGCGTGGCTGCTCGGCGACGAGGCCGACTGGGTCACGGGCCAGACCATCGCCTCCGACGGCGGCTGGTCCTCCCGCTGA
- a CDS encoding NUDIX domain-containing protein, with protein MPPTSAGLLLHHRGPAPRMLLAHTGGPFWARKDARAWSVPKGLVEPGESHEEAARREFVEEIGVPVPAGPLVELGAFRYTSGKTVVVLALEVPAELVGSAADPACEDLAQRPGVSTVEVTWPPRSGRVVVVPEVDRAVWWGYAEAREKLVAGQVPVVDALAAVIDR; from the coding sequence GTGCCGCCCACCAGCGCAGGACTGCTCCTCCACCACCGCGGGCCCGCGCCCCGCATGCTCCTCGCCCACACCGGAGGGCCGTTCTGGGCCCGCAAGGACGCGCGGGCGTGGTCCGTGCCCAAGGGGCTCGTCGAGCCCGGCGAGAGCCACGAGGAGGCCGCCCGGCGCGAGTTCGTCGAGGAGATCGGCGTCCCCGTGCCCGCCGGCCCCCTCGTCGAGCTCGGCGCGTTCCGCTACACGTCCGGCAAGACCGTCGTCGTCCTCGCGCTCGAGGTGCCCGCCGAGCTCGTCGGATCAGCCGCCGACCCTGCCTGCGAGGACCTCGCGCAGCGCCCCGGCGTCAGCACCGTCGAGGTGACCTGGCCCCCGCGGTCCGGCCGGGTCGTCGTCGTCCCCGAGGTCGACCGCGCCGTCTGGTGGGGCTATGCGGAGGCCCGCGAGAAGCTCGTCGCCGGCCAGGTGCCCGTCGTCGACGCCCTGGCCGCGGTGATCGACCGGTGA